A part of Gossypium hirsutum isolate 1008001.06 chromosome A07, Gossypium_hirsutum_v2.1, whole genome shotgun sequence genomic DNA contains:
- the LOC107926454 gene encoding myb-related protein 315, translating into MGRKPCCDKVGLKRGPWTNEEDHKLMNFIFNNGIPCWRHVPKLAGLLRCGKSCRLRWINYLRPGLKRGCFTESEEDEIIRLHSQLGNRWSKIASHFPGRTDNEIKNHWNTRIRKKLKLLGLDPVTHKPVENGEKNKQEETKSEDVIKDDEIQTTLDGTETDDLLNNYEILCGSLDSSFSKEESNNPSMATQEEDCLKQWVDCVDSFFSWDNFIHLEEQIPFPWL; encoded by the exons ATGGGACGAAAACCTTGTTGTGATAAAGTTGGATTAAAGCGAGGTCCATGGACAAATGAGGAAGATCATAAGCTGATGAACTTTATATTCAACAATGGTATTCCTTGTTGGCGACATGTTCCCAAGCTTGCTG GGCTTCTAAGATGTGGGAAAAGTTGTAGATTGAGATGGATAAATTATCTAAGACCAGGTCTTAAGAGAGGGTGTTTTACAGAATCAGAAGAAGACGAGATTATTCGACTTCATTCTCAACTCGGAAATAG GTGGTCTAAGATTGCATCACATTTTCCGGGTCGAACCGACAATGAAATCAAGAACCACTGGAATACCCGAATCAGGAAGAAGCTGAAGCTTCTTGGTTTAGACCCTGTGACACACAAACCTGTTGAAAATGGAGAGAAAAATAAACAAGAAGAGACAAAGTCAGAGGATGTAATAaaagatgatgaaattcaaaCAACTTTGGATGGAACAGAAACAGATGATTTATTGAACAATTATGAAATATTGTGTGGAAGCTTAGATTCTTCATTTTCAAAGGAAGAATCCAACAATCCATCAATGGCTACTCAAGAAGAAGATTGTTTGAAGCAATGGGTTGATTGTGTGGATTCATTTTTCTCATGGGATAATTTTATTCATCTTGAAGAACAAATTCCATTTCCATGGCTCTGA
- the LOC107926523 gene encoding probable carboxylesterase 11, producing MPSVALKLYSVFFKFLLKHRLQNLIQNAIDESSNPYGVTTRPEESVSASNPSFTDGVATKDIHIDPFTALSIRIFLPDSSLSPPEQPDLKPNLRSSGNDDPNSHNHRRSSYAPSNVGAPRNDPRRSSLEGLNLRSDNNVYRGYSPSPQNCRKLPIMLQFHGGGWVSGSNESVANDYFCRRIAKLCDVIVIAVGYRLAPENKYPAAFEDGLKVLNWLAKQANLSECSKSMGSGARGVGSEFTKAEVQRHIVDTFGASVVEPWLAAHGDPSRCVLLGVSCGANIVDYVARKAVEAGKRLDPVKVVAQVLMYPFFIGNVPTQSEIKLANSYFYDKAMCLLAWKLFLPKEEFSLDHPAANPLISDRGPPLKLMPPTLTVVAEHDWMRDRAIAYSETLRKVNVDAPVLEYKDAVHEFATLDMLLKTPQAQACAEDIAIWVKKYISTRGHEFSY from the exons ATGCCAAGCGTAGCTTTGAAATTATACAGTGTGTTCTTCAAGTTCCTCTTGAAGCATCGGTTGCAGAACCTGATCCAAAACGCTATTGACGAATCATCCAATCCGTATGGTGTTACTACCAGACCCGAAGAATCCGTTTCCGCTTCCAATCCTTCGTTCACCGATGGTGTCGCTACTAAAGACATCCACATCGATCCATTCACTGCTCTTTCTATTCGGATCTTCCTCCCGGATTCGTCCCTTTCTCCTCCAGAACAGCCCGATTTGAAACCCAATCTCAGATCGTCCGGAAATGATGACCCGAATTCCCATAATCACCGCCGGAGTAGTTATGCCCCGTCGAATGTCGGAGCTCCGAGAAACGATCCGAGAAGAAGCAGTTTAGAGGGTTTAAATTTAAGATCTGACAACAATGTTTATCGAGGTTATTCACCATCACCTCAAAACTGTCGAAAATTACCGATAATGTTACAGTTTCATGGAGGTGGTTGGGTGAGTGGGAGTAATGAGTCGGTTGCTAACGATTACTTTTGTCGAAGGATAGCGAAATTGTGTGATGTTATAGTCATCGCCGTCGGTTACAGGCTGGCACCGGAGAATAAGTATCCGGCAGcgtttgaggatggattgaaggTGTTGAACTGGTTAGCAAAGCAAGCAAATTTATCCGAGTGTAGTAAGTCGATGGGGAGTGGAGCGCGTGGGGTTGGATCAGAGTTCACCAAGGCTGAAGTTCAGAGACATATTGTGGATACTTTCGGGGCTTCAGTAGTTGAGCCATGGTTGGCTGCTCATGGAGATCCATCAAG ATGTGTTCTACTTGGGGTGAGTTGTGGAGCGAACATTGTGGATTATGTGGCTCGCAAGGCTGTCGAGGCAGGCAAGCGATTGGATCCTGTCAAGGTTGTAGCACAGGTCCTAATGTACCCATTCTTCATTGGAAATGTCCCGACACAATCGGAAATAAAGTTGGCAAACTCTTACTTCTATGATAAGGCAATGTGCCTACTTGCATGGAAACTCTTTCTTCCGAAGGAAGAGTTCAGCCTTGACCATCCAGCCGCCAATCCACTTATTTCAGACAGGGGACCTCCTCTTAAATTAATGCCACCAACACTGACCGTCGTAGCAGAACATGACTGGATGAGAGACCGAGCAATTGCTTACTCAGAGACACTTAGGAAAGTAAACGTTGACGCACCTGTTCTTGAGTATAAAGATGCAGTTCATGAATTTGCAACCCTTGACATGCTTTTAAAGACTCCTCAAGCTCAGGCTTGTGCCGAGGACATTGCCATCTGGGTTAAGAAATACATCTCAACGCGAGGTCATGAGTTCTCTTATTAA